Below is a window of Syntrophorhabdaceae bacterium DNA.
GATTAGCTCGATATATCTTCGTTTCTTTCCCGTCCACATAGGCCCGCCATCCGGGGTAATAGGTATCGCTGAGGTACAAAAAAGCGCTTCCATCAGAAGTCGATTCAAGCACTACTTTGTTCGGTGTGTAGGACAGCAGTCTCGCTCTCCGCCTCTCCTGTCCCCCCTGCGGACTCGGCAGTCCCCCTTTTGACAATATAATCAATTCATTTCTGAGATCAATATTCCCGTCAACTAATTTTGCCACCATATCTTGATCACTGTCTACAAAATGCACCTTATTGAATAGGCGAAATCTTTCGGTGTTCTGCAAGTACTCATAGAGATACGCGGTTCCCTTTTTGACATCCACCGTCTCTCGCAGCTTAAAGTCGGGATCATTGACTTCATAGGAAGTAATCATAAATCGTATACCCACAATATTGATATACCGCTTAGCTTCTTGAAGAGTGGCAGCCCCCAACAACATATTCAGAAACTGGTCGTGACGCGCTACCCTCATGATCTCCACGCCTCCAACAGTATACAGGCCGAAGACGGGAGCATATGGCGTGTGCAAAAGAGCTCTGTCGGTCGGAAAAAACCTCCCAAGATCCGCATGTGTCTTGTTCGTCACAAAATATCGCTCTGTATCTCTTGCTCCACAAAGCAATGGAACGAACTTATGCTCAGACATAAACACTCCTTGCCACGACGCTGTTCGATAGTAACCATAATTTGCAAGGAATAAGTCCGCTACAACTAAAAACACCATGGCGTAAATCGCGTATTTGTTATGCCGGGATCGCAAATACACTAGCAGCATTAGACAAAACAGAAACGCAAAAAAGAGGACTCGTTTCACATTGTGGAGATTAAACCATATCTCGTTATACTGATCAGGCTTAATGTTGTGCGCGTTGAGAAACGCCCCGACATCATTCCCAAAAATGTTGATATAACCCCACAAACCAGCAAAAATGAAACCTAGGTAAAAGCTAATCATCACAATATGCTTCACCTTCGCATCGTTCTTTGCCAAACTGGATCTCAACCTCTCAACGCCAAGCGCCGAAGTCACACAAATGATAAAGCAAAAGAGAAAGAGAAACTTCACGGGGTATCGTATAGCATTAAAGGGTGGCACGTGGTGAAGGAGGTGATACAAAGGTGTGTTGTTCCCCAGGGCAAGGACGAATGAGACGAACATCAGAATG
It encodes the following:
- a CDS encoding YfhO family protein codes for the protein MIKSIEFPFWNPYSYCGIPLLATLQPGVFYPPNIIFFFLPFPVAWNWSIILHFVFAGSTTYYFLRYLKVSALASFTGGVMFMLSGYLVSVHNLLPHLLAIGWFPLVILFFIKHFETGKYKHLLLSSIFVTIEFLAGAPEMVVLTLFVLLIIAICPAPFLDVGAPGWLKRFAPFCVLVIIFSLVSAVQWIPFYELKLQSIRGAGLSYTEATTWSFSWRDFTLFFLPDAFAYWQTETKYWANQSWLKTVYLGVIPFIMSLFFFFSKDKKRLPFFILMFVSFVLALGNNTPLYHLLHHVPPFNAIRYPVKFLFLFCFIICVTSALGVERLRSSLAKNDAKVKHIVMISFYLGFIFAGLWGYINIFGNDVGAFLNAHNIKPDQYNEIWFNLHNVKRVLFFAFLFCLMLLVYLRSRHNKYAIYAMVFLVVADLFLANYGYYRTASWQGVFMSEHKFVPLLCGARDTERYFVTNKTHADLGRFFPTDRALLHTPYAPVFGLYTVGGVEIMRVARHDQFLNMLLGAATLQEAKRYINIVGIRFMITSYEVNDPDFKLRETVDVKKGTAYLYEYLQNTERFRLFNKVHFVDSDQDMVAKLVDGNIDLRNELIILSKGGLPSPQGGQERRRARLLSYTPNKVVLESTSDGSAFLYLSDTYYPGWRAYVDGKETKIYRANLAFRAVEVPKGRHTVVFKYVPMSFYVGLVLTLFGIALCVWLWQRDRRIPSEAGGDSGGSTTHGERGGVI